From the Desulfosarcina sp. BuS5 genome, one window contains:
- a CDS encoding DUF1805 domain-containing protein: MAQDKGTDISKVIELKDIHLTKGIATGIKIMRDNNRPVAFMIKAAKGFAVCGHFNLKTMEKSGISVIQFVGVKSIEEAVDAKVVDMTSQAKNLGVKKGWV; encoded by the coding sequence ATGGCACAGGATAAAGGTACGGACATATCAAAGGTAATTGAACTCAAGGATATCCATCTGACAAAAGGCATAGCCACTGGCATCAAGATAATGCGGGATAATAATCGGCCGGTTGCATTTATGATTAAAGCAGCCAAAGGCTTTGCCGTGTGCGGGCATTTCAACCTGAAAACCATGGAAAAGAGTGGTATTTCTGTCATTCAGTTTGTAGGAGTCAAATCCATTGAGGAAGCCGTGGATGCCAAGGTGGTCGATATGACCAGTCAGGCAAAAAATTTGGGCGTTAAAAAGGGATGGGTATAA
- a CDS encoding sulfite exporter TauE/SafE family protein has translation MNFQTAGVEVAPWIPPLVAFVISFFTSMGGVSGAFLLLPFQMSFLGYTNPSVSATNQLFNVVAIPSGVYRYCKEGRMVWPLTWIVVAGTLPGVFIGAVVRVAYLPNPRHFKLFAAGVLLYIGLKLLRDLLKKNSYNSNKTNSERRFQKVVRRHRSKAAGRSISQNSLRPVVKVTHFNLKRLGYTFYDETFDVSFWGIFTLSFFVGIVGGIYGIGGGAIIAPFFVTFFGLPVYTVAGAALMGTFVTSVAGVTFYQAIAKFYPNMSVAPDWFLGILFGLGGAAGMYFGARCQKFVPAKAIKWMLAVIIVFTALKYVSAFLGF, from the coding sequence ATGAATTTTCAGACGGCCGGAGTCGAAGTCGCTCCTTGGATTCCGCCCCTGGTGGCTTTCGTGATTTCTTTCTTCACCTCCATGGGAGGCGTCTCAGGCGCTTTCCTTCTATTGCCATTCCAGATGTCCTTCCTCGGGTACACCAACCCATCGGTCAGCGCCACCAATCAACTGTTCAATGTCGTGGCTATCCCCAGCGGGGTGTATCGCTATTGCAAAGAAGGTCGGATGGTGTGGCCTCTTACCTGGATCGTGGTGGCAGGCACGCTTCCGGGGGTTTTTATCGGCGCTGTCGTGCGCGTCGCATACCTCCCAAATCCAAGACATTTTAAGCTATTTGCAGCTGGAGTTTTGCTTTACATCGGTCTTAAGCTGTTGCGAGATCTGCTGAAAAAAAATTCGTACAACTCCAACAAAACCAACAGCGAAAGGCGGTTTCAGAAGGTGGTGCGCCGTCACCGTTCGAAGGCGGCTGGCCGAAGTATATCCCAAAACAGTCTTCGGCCGGTGGTCAAGGTGACCCATTTTAATTTGAAACGTTTGGGATACACCTTCTATGATGAAACGTTTGACGTTTCATTCTGGGGAATTTTCACACTTAGCTTCTTTGTAGGTATAGTAGGCGGTATTTACGGCATTGGCGGCGGTGCCATAATAGCCCCGTTTTTTGTGACCTTCTTCGGGTTGCCGGTTTATACCGTAGCCGGAGCCGCACTTATGGGAACCTTTGTCACCTCAGTGGCCGGGGTGACTTTCTACCAGGCTATCGCAAAGTTTTACCCAAACATGTCGGTAGCTCCGGATTGGTTTTTGGGGATTTTGTTTGGTTTGGGCGGGGCAGCGGGTATGTACTTTGGGGCGCGTTGTCAAAAATTTGTTCCGGCCAAGGCTATCAAATGGATGCTGGCCGTAATAATTGTTTTTACAGCATTGAAATACGTCTCTGCCTTTTTGGGATTTTAG
- a CDS encoding YggT family protein, with protein MFIIGNLFNAVALVLYYILNIYMWIIIARAVLSWVNPDPYNPIVRFIHNITEPVLYKIRTKLPVNFSGIDLSPIIVFLAIIFLQKFVVGSLQGIAFSFLSK; from the coding sequence ATGTTTATAATCGGTAATCTCTTTAATGCAGTTGCGCTTGTTCTTTACTATATTCTTAACATCTATATGTGGATTATCATTGCCCGGGCAGTGCTTTCCTGGGTTAATCCAGATCCGTATAATCCTATTGTACGGTTTATACACAACATTACAGAACCTGTTCTCTATAAAATCCGTACAAAACTGCCTGTTAATTTCAGCGGGATAGATCTTTCTCCTATTATTGTTTTTCTGGCAATTATCTTTCTTCAAAAATTTGTTGTGGGGAGTCTTCAGGGGATAGCTTTTAGTTTTTTATCTAAATAG
- a CDS encoding DivIVA domain-containing protein, with translation MKTTPIDIQQQQFKVKFRGFDIHAVDSFLEEMADTFEVMQHQIENLNDKIHRLKLENQGYKEREDTFKRAILNSQEVLEQIKDNANKSAEIIIADAEVKAEKILNRAHNRLSQLHEDITELKRQRMQIEVQIRSIIETHTKLLDMGKEETKILDDVDSKVKLLKHTDQF, from the coding sequence TTGAAAACCACACCGATCGATATACAGCAACAACAGTTTAAAGTAAAATTCAGAGGGTTTGACATCCATGCAGTCGATTCTTTTCTTGAAGAGATGGCTGACACCTTTGAAGTAATGCAGCATCAAATAGAAAATCTTAATGATAAAATCCACAGGCTTAAACTTGAAAATCAAGGATACAAAGAACGGGAAGACACTTTTAAACGCGCCATTCTTAATTCCCAGGAAGTGCTTGAACAGATAAAGGATAATGCTAATAAATCAGCAGAAATTATTATTGCAGACGCAGAGGTAAAAGCCGAAAAAATACTTAACAGGGCTCATAACAGGCTTTCACAGCTCCATGAAGATATTACTGAATTGAAAAGGCAGAGAATGCAAATTGAAGTTCAGATACGCTCCATAATTGAAACCCATACCAAGCTACTTGATATGGGGAAAGAAGAGACAAAAATATTGGATGACGTCGATTCCAAGGTTAAACTGCTTAAGCATACTGATCAGTTTTAG
- a CDS encoding type IV pilus twitching motility protein PilT, producing MAQIDAFFKLMHEQGASDLHLVSGQQPALRILGDIERIKYKTLDSDNLRSMLYEIAPEEKIKVFEETGDIDFGYEIPGVARYRANFFMQKYGVAAVFREIPSTILTTTQLGLPAVISKLSSLPRGLVVVTGPTGSGKSTTLAAIIDEANSNRKDHIITIEDPIEFVHKSKNCIVNHREVELHTKSFSAALRGALREDPDIILVGEMRDLETISLAIEAASTGHLVFGTLHTTSAAKTVDRIIEVFPSSEQAQIRSTLSDGLRAVIAQVLFKRIDKKARCAALEILIATPAARNLIRESKTHQLASTIQTGKKYGMQLLDDAIMELYNKRWIAADEAYSKANDKARFRPLLKHPPNDFTEA from the coding sequence ATGGCCCAAATAGATGCCTTTTTCAAGTTGATGCATGAGCAGGGTGCTTCTGATTTACATTTAGTCTCCGGTCAGCAGCCGGCTCTTAGAATCCTTGGTGATATAGAAAGAATAAAATATAAGACTCTGGACAGTGATAACCTTAGGAGCATGTTATATGAGATTGCTCCGGAAGAAAAGATAAAGGTATTTGAAGAGACTGGAGATATAGACTTTGGATATGAAATACCAGGCGTTGCCAGATATCGCGCTAATTTTTTTATGCAAAAATATGGAGTCGCAGCGGTTTTCAGGGAAATTCCCAGTACAATCCTGACAACTACGCAGCTAGGGCTTCCTGCTGTAATTTCAAAGCTGTCATCTTTGCCAAGGGGACTTGTTGTAGTAACTGGCCCCACCGGCAGCGGAAAATCGACTACCCTTGCAGCGATTATTGATGAAGCCAATAGTAATCGCAAAGATCATATCATCACAATTGAAGATCCTATTGAATTTGTTCATAAAAGTAAAAATTGTATTGTAAATCACCGTGAAGTTGAACTCCACACCAAATCCTTCAGCGCAGCGCTACGGGGCGCGCTGCGTGAGGATCCGGATATTATACTGGTCGGCGAAATGAGGGATCTGGAAACCATATCCCTGGCAATTGAAGCAGCGTCTACAGGGCATCTTGTTTTCGGTACACTCCATACAACCAGCGCCGCCAAAACCGTAGACCGTATTATTGAGGTTTTCCCTTCCAGTGAACAGGCCCAGATACGTTCAACCCTCTCTGACGGCTTACGAGCTGTTATCGCGCAGGTTCTTTTTAAAAGGATCGATAAAAAGGCCAGATGCGCTGCTCTTGAAATACTTATAGCTACTCCGGCTGCCAGAAACCTTATCCGGGAGTCAAAAACCCACCAACTTGCGTCAACAATCCAGACAGGAAAAAAATACGGGATGCAGCTCCTGGATGATGCAATTATGGAACTTTATAATAAAAGATGGATCGCTGCTGATGAAGCATATTCCAAAGCTAATGATAAGGCGCGCTTCCGGCCGCTGCTCAAGCATCCGCCTAATGATTTTACAGAAGCATAA